In a genomic window of Vigna angularis cultivar LongXiaoDou No.4 chromosome 6, ASM1680809v1, whole genome shotgun sequence:
- the LOC108342386 gene encoding uncharacterized protein LOC108342386 isoform X3, producing the protein MLILLCILLIIVNGPTLCFGNNVEDKILKVGEELWRETMPLQGGSCFYQLQGLKPHTWYEVKISYPASIPASFSIQLKRNKSDVMLNNNRRLLNTEKLIFKNNQEEFQLVLVTVEPEGFPAKQHVPERQFIIYNIDYWSRLHSSITITSIIC; encoded by the exons ATGCTTATTCTGCTTTGCATTCTGCTTATCATCGTGAATGGCCCAACTCTCTGCTTTGGGAATAA CGTTGAGgacaaaattttgaaagttgGAGAAGAGCTGTGGAGAGAAACTATGCCATTGCAAGGTGGCTCTTGCTTTTATCAATTACAGGGCCTGAAACCTCACACGTGGTATGAAGTGAAGATATCATATCCAGCTTCT ATACCTGCTAGCTTTTCCATACAACTGAAGAGAAACAAGTCGGATGTGATGCTGAACAATAACAGGAGATTGCTCAACACTGAAAAGCTAATTTTTAAGAACAATCAG GAGGAATTCCAGCTAGTATTAGTAACTGTTGAGCCAGAAGGGTTTCCTGCAAAACAGCATGTGCCGGAGAGGCAATTTATTATCTACAACATAG attattgGAGCAGACTCCACTCCAGTATCACGATCACTTCCATTATTTGCTAA